The segment CCGGCGCGCGCGGGCCTTCGTAGGGCAAATCCAGCAGCGAGAGGTAGGGTCGCGGGTACGCGTTGGCGAACGTGGCCCGACCGCCCGCCGCGCCGACCTTCTTGAAGATCGACTCCGCCGCCAGGAGCTGCTTGAGCTTTCCGTTCGGGAAGCCGCAGAGGTGCCGCCCCAGGTGCGCGGACGCGTTGCAGCCGGTGAAGATGGTCGCCTGGCCGGTGGCCGACTGGGGCCGCCCCTCGACGCCGAGCCGCGCGTCGACCGGGGCCAGCGCGCCGCCTGCGGGCAGGGCTTCTCCGGAGCCGTCCTCGAAGTGCGAGAGGAGGCTCGGAACGCGGGCCAGCGGGTTGCGCGCAGCGTCGCGCTTCCCGATGCCCACCCCGTCCACGAAGACCAGCGCCACCGACATGCAGGCATCCATAACACGCACGCCCCCTGCGCGCGCTCGCGCGTTCGGAGGCCATGCTGCCAAGCGTCAAAGGGGCGTGCCGGCGCTGGGAAGCGCCCCCCGCACACCCACTTCTACCGAGTGCTCCTACCGAGTGCTGCTGCGGACACAGGCCTGGGCGAGCAGGTACAGCGCGAACGCCGCGTCTTCCCGGCTGGGCGCGCCGCTCGACAAATCCAGCAGCCGGCGCAGCTCGCGGCCGTCCATGCCGAGCAGGTAGCCGCCGAGGATCTCCTCGCCGCGATCTGTGCCCGCCAGCGTGCGAATCAAGCGGAGCGTCGAGCTCACGACCTCTGGATGGTCGCCCGCCGCGTAGCTCGCCTCGAGCGCGGCCACTTCGGCGCGCAGCGAGGGCGGCGCAAGCCGGGTCAGGAACGTTCCGCCGCGCTCGCTCGGCTCCCAGGCCTCGGGCTCATCCGGCTCGGGCGGATCGGCAGGTGCGAGCCGCGAGAGCGAGGGCCGCGCGGGATCGGTGTCCTCGATCTCTTCGGACTCGAGATCCGGCGAGAGCACGCGGGCGGACGCTGCGCCCACCGCGTGGTGCGAGGCCGGACGCGCCGCACGTGCCGGCTCGGGTCGCGGCGCCGGAATGGGCGCGGGCGGCGTGGGAATCGGCGCCACCAGCTGCATGTCGTCGCCGGTGCCGTGGAGTGGCTCGGTGAGCTCGCGAATCTGGCTCTCCAGCGAGCGCGCCGCGGACACGTCTGCGGGGTTCACGGCCTGCACCGACGAGATGGGCCGCTCGCCGCCCACCACGCCGCGCGCCTTGAGCTCGCGGATGACGAGCCGGGTGATGGCCTTGAGCGAGTCCATCACGCCGCCGCCCTCGGTGGCGGAAGCTTCGAACTCGGGCGCCTGGAAGCGGTTGAGCGCCTCGTGCAGCTCGGACACCGCCAGCACGCGCTTCAGGTCGCGCTTGTTGTACTGGATGACCAGCGGGAAGTGGGCGAGGTCGATGCCCTCGTCGCGCAGGTTGTCGACGAGGTTGTCCAGCGCCTCCACGTTCCGCTCCAGCGCGTCGGGTTGGCTGTCGGCCACGAAGACCACGCCGTCGGCGCCCTGGAGCACCAGCTTGCGGGTGGCGTTGTAGAAGACCTGCCCGGGCACGGTGTACAGGCCCAGGCGCAGCGCGAAGTTGTTGATGCGCTCCACCTTCACCGGCAGGAAGTCGAAGAAGAGCGTGCGGTCGCCCTCGGTGGCCAGCGCGGTGAGCTCTCCGCGCGCCGTGGGCTTGACCGAGTCGTGGATGCGCTTGAGGTTGGTCGTCTTTCCAGAGAGGCCGGGGCCGTAATAGACAATCTTGGCCGCCACCTCGCGCGCGCTGACGTTGACGGTACTCACGTCCGACAGTCTAGGCCGGCCCTGATTCCCGGGAAACATCCCCCTCGCCGTGGTGGGTAAGCACCCGCCAAACCAGGTAGGCCACGATGGCCAGGTTCACGGCCAGCACCATCGCGCGCAGCACCGTGGGGTGGTGAACCAGCGCGTGCAGCTCCAGCGGAATCAAGGCGCCGGTGGCCACGACCACCCACCAGGCCGCCCAGCGCTGCCGGTAGTGCAGCCCGATGCCCTCGGCCGCCGTGGAGGCGGTGTCCAGCAGCAGGATGAGAGCGGCGATGCCCACGTTCTTCGAGGTCACATCGGCGGTCAGCCACTGCGAGAGCGCGTCCCCCAGGCCAGCGAGGTGCCACCGGCTCACGTCGACCGCCAGGCGATGCGCCAGCCGAACCACCCCTCCGTGGGCGTGCACGTGCAGCAAGATCGCCGCAAGGATTCCCGTCGCCACCGACTTGCAGAGCTTGTAGGCGACGATGAGCTTGAGCCCCGGCCGGTTGGACGCGAAGTGCTGCACGCCAGCGACGTTGGCGACGTCGCGACCCGGCAGCAACTCAGGGCTTGGAAGCGAACTTCTGCTGCAGCTTGCGGAGCACGTTCTCGGGCACGAGGCCGGTCACGTCGCCGCCGAGGCTGGCCGCTTCGCGCACCAGCTGCGAGGAGATGTAGAAGTAGTCCTCGCCGGTCATCACGAAGACGGTCTCCAGCGCTGGGTTCAGCTTGCGGTTCATGTTCGCGAGCTGGAACTCGTAGTCAAAGTCCGACACCGCCCGCAGCCCGCGCAGCACCACGTTGATCCC is part of the Deltaproteobacteria bacterium genome and harbors:
- a CDS encoding GTP-binding protein — translated: MSTVNVSAREVAAKIVYYGPGLSGKTTNLKRIHDSVKPTARGELTALATEGDRTLFFDFLPVKVERINNFALRLGLYTVPGQVFYNATRKLVLQGADGVVFVADSQPDALERNVEALDNLVDNLRDEGIDLAHFPLVIQYNKRDLKRVLAVSELHEALNRFQAPEFEASATEGGGVMDSLKAITRLVIRELKARGVVGGERPISSVQAVNPADVSAARSLESQIRELTEPLHGTGDDMQLVAPIPTPPAPIPAPRPEPARAARPASHHAVGAASARVLSPDLESEEIEDTDPARPSLSRLAPADPPEPDEPEAWEPSERGGTFLTRLAPPSLRAEVAALEASYAAGDHPEVVSSTLRLIRTLAGTDRGEEILGGYLLGMDGRELRRLLDLSSGAPSREDAAFALYLLAQACVRSSTR
- a CDS encoding DUF2127 domain-containing protein; translation: MLPGRDVANVAGVQHFASNRPGLKLIVAYKLCKSVATGILAAILLHVHAHGGVVRLAHRLAVDVSRWHLAGLGDALSQWLTADVTSKNVGIAALILLLDTASTAAEGIGLHYRQRWAAWWVVVATGALIPLELHALVHHPTVLRAMVLAVNLAIVAYLVWRVLTHHGEGDVSRESGPA
- the coaD gene encoding pantetheine-phosphate adenylyltransferase produces the protein MNGRVALYPGSFDPLTNGHLSLIYRGLRLFDTLVVAVAHNPKKTPLFTKEERIQLIREAVPDPRVQIETFEGLMVEHARQRGINVVLRGLRAVSDFDYEFQLANMNRKLNPALETVFVMTGEDYFYISSQLVREAASLGGDVTGLVPENVLRKLQQKFASKP